In Vespula vulgaris chromosome 10, iyVesVulg1.1, whole genome shotgun sequence, the following are encoded in one genomic region:
- the LOC127066705 gene encoding importin subunit beta-1 isoform X3 — MQMDPTTVQLIQVLERTVSSDKNELEAAENFLEQAALSNFHEFVQRLSGVLVTATASPVARMAAGLQLKNQLTSKDLTLKYQYQQRWLAIPADTREYIKKNILGALGTENNRPSSAAQCVAYVAVAELPVGQWSNLIPLLVNNVVNPNSTEMMKEATLETIGYICQEIESEVLVSQSNQILTAIIHGMKGSSTSNHVRLAATSALYNSLEFTKGNFEIESERNFIMEVVCEATQSTNTQVKVAALQCLVKIMSLYYQYMELYMAPALFPITLEAMKSDIDEVALQGIEFWSNVSDEEVDLALEEGDASEVGRPPLKVSRHYAKGALQFLVPVLMKKLTKQEEFDDEDDWNPSKAAGVCLMLLSTCCEEAIVPFVLPFVKDNIKSHDWRYRDAAVMAFGSILGGVEPTTLKPLVEQAMPTLIELMYDSSVVVRDTAAWTFGRICEIIPEAAINETYLKPLLESLVNGLKAEPRVAANVCWAFTGLAQASYESACEDENQPETYCMSQYFDFIIQRLLETTDRSDGAQANLRSAAYEALMEMVKNSPRDCYVTVQKTTMVILERLQQVLQMETHIQSHSDRAQYNDLQSLLCATLQSVLRKVTPEDAPQISDVIMTALLAMFNSNSCKSGGVQEDALMAVSTLVEVLGERFLKYMDVFKPYLCLGLKNHAEYQVCCVAVGLTGDICRALKSKIIPYCDEIMTLLLENLGNNTVHRSVKPQIFSVFGDIALSIGPEFKKYLDIVLQTLVQASQANVDRSDYDMVDYLNELREGVLEAYTGIVQGFRGDSTNTCPEAEIALVEPHVPYIIQFITLIAQDREHSDGNISAALGLIGDLVTVFGAKLLPMVDTEPLNELLMKGKKSRNSKTKTLATWAVKEIRKAKAAANNTTSS; from the exons ACAAAAATGAACTGGAAGCGGCGGAAAATTTTTTGGAACAAGCGGCACTGTCCAATTTC CACGAGTTCGTTCAACGGCTCAGCGGAGTACTGGTTACGGCAACGGCCAGTCCGGTGGCTCGTATGGCAGCTGGGCTGCAATTGAAGAATCAACTTACCTCCAAGGATCTGACGCTGAAGTATCAGTACCAGCAACGTTGGTTGGCTATCCCTGCCGACACGAGggaatatataaagaaaaat ATCTTGGGAGCATTAGGAACCGAAAACAACAGGCCCAGCTCCGCGGCACAGTGCGTGGCTTACGTAGCTGTTGCCGAATTGCCGGTCGGTCAATGGAGCAATCTAATTCCTCTATTAGTAAACAACGTGGTTAATCCTAATAGTACAGAAATGATGAAAGAAGCTACCTTAGAGACTATCGGTTACATTTGTCAAGAAATAGAGAGCGAAGTGTTGGTATCGCAGTCTAATCAAATTCTCACAGCGATTATTCACGGCATGAAAGGTTCCAGTACGTCCAATCACGTACGACTTGCAGCTACAAGCGCTCTCTACAATTCCTTAGAATTTACCAAAGGAAACTTTGAAATAGAG TCCGAGAGGAATTTTATTATGGAAGTAGTGTGCGAAGCGACGCAATCGACGAACACGCAAGTTAAAGTAGCGGCTTTACAATGCCTCGTCAAAATTATGTCTTTGTATTATCAGTACATGGAACTTTACATGGCACCGGCATTGTTTCCT ATTACTCTGGAGGCTATGAAGTCGGACATCGACGAGGTTGCACTGCAGGGAATTGAATTTTGGTCCAACGTGTCGGACGAAGAAGTTGATTTAGCCTTGGAAGAGGGGGATGCTTCTGAAGTTGGTCGACCACCGTTGAAAGTTTCGAGGCACTACGCGAAAGGTGCTTTACAATTTTTGGTACCGGTACTCatgaaaaaattaacgaaacaaGAAGAATTCGATGACGAGGACGATTGGAATCCTTCGAAAGCCGCCGGTGTATGCTTGATGCTGCTTTCCACTTGTTGCGAGGAAGCTATAGTTCCGTTCGTTCTTCCGTTCGTCAAGGATAATATCAAGAGTCACGATTGGAGATATCGAGACGCAGCGGTAATGGCGTTCGGTTCTATCCTAGGTGGCGTAGAGCCTACCACTTTGAAACCGTTGGTCGAACAGGCGATGCCTACGCTCATCGAGCTGATGTACGACAGCAGCGTGGTCGTAAGGGACACCGCAGCGTGGACGTTCGGACGTATTTGCGAGATCATTCCAGAAGCCGCCATTAACGAAACGTATTTGAAACCTTTGTTGGAGTCTTTGGTAAACGGGCTTAAGGCAGAACCTCGGGTCGCTGCGAACGTATGCTGGGCGTTCACGGGTCTTGCCCAAGCGAGTTACGAGTCGGCCTGCGAGGACGAGAATCAGCCAGAAACTTACTGCATGTCGCAATACTTTGATTTCATAATTCAGAGACTGTTGGAGACTACCGACAGATCAGACGGGGCTCAAGCGAACTTGAGATCCGCTGCGTACGAAGCTCTGATGGAGATGGTGAAGAACTCTCCGCGGGATTGTTACGTCACCGTGCAAAAGACGACGATGGTCATTTTGGAACGATTGCAGCAGGTATTGCAAATGGAAACGCATATACAAAGCCATTCGGATCGAGCCCAGTACAACGATCTCCAATCGTTGCTATGCGCCACCCTGCAGTCCGTGTTACGTAAAGTAACTCCGGAAGACGCGCCACAGATATCCGACGTTATAATGACCGCTCTATTGGCGATGTTCAATTCGAATTCTTGCAAATCCGGAGGCGTCCAAGAGGACGCTCTGATGGCCGTCTCGACTTTGGTCGAAGTTTTGGGAGAGCGCTTTTTGAAATACATGGACGTATTCAAGCCTTATCTCTGTCTCGGCCTGAAAAATCACGCCGAGTATCAAGTATGTTGCGTCGCCGTGGGCCTTACCGGTGATATTTGCCGTGCTCTCAAGAGCAAGATCATTCCGTATTGCGACGAGATAATGACCCTCCTGTTGGAGAATTTAGGAAACAACACGGTACACCGTTCGGTCAAGCCTCAAATCTTTTCGGTCTTCGGCGACATCGCCCTGAGCATCGGTCCGGAATTCAAAAAGTATTTGGACATTGTCCTGCAAACGTTGGTACAGGCCTCGCAGGCGAACGTCGATAGATCCGATTACGACATGGTCGATTATCTCAACGAATTACGCGAGGGCGTATTGGAGGCTTACACAGGAATAGTGCAGGGTTTCCGTGGTGATTCTACGAACACATGCCCGGAGGCAGAGATCGCTTTGGTCGAACCGCACGTGCCGTACATCATTCAATTTATTACCCTGATCGCTCAAGATCGGGAGCATTCCGACGGTAACATATCGGCTGCGCTTGGCCTTATCGGCGATCTCGTCACCGTTTTCGGAGCGAAATTATTGCCGATGGTCGACACCGAGCCGCTTAACGAGTTATTAATGAAGGGCAAGAAATCGCGTAACAGCAAAACGAAGACGTTGGCCACTTGGGCCGTTAAGGAGATTCGAAAGGCTAAGGCCGCTGCTAACAACACTACGTCCAGTTG A
- the LOC127066705 gene encoding importin subunit beta-1 isoform X1, giving the protein MQMDPTTVQLIQVLERTVSSDKNELEAAENFLEQAALSNFHEFVQRLSGVLVTATASPVARMAAGLQLKNQLTSKDLTLKYQYQQRWLAIPADTREYIKKNILGALGTENNRPSSAAQCVAYVAVAELPVGQWSNLIPLLVNNVVNPNSTEMMKEATLETIGYICQEIESEVLVSQSNQILTAIIHGMKGSSTSNHVRLAATSALYNSLEFTKGNFEIESERNFIMEVVCEATQSTNTQVKVAALQCLVKIMSLYYQYMELYMAPALFPITLEAMKSDIDEVALQGIEFWSNVSDEEVDLALEEGDASEVGRPPLKVSRHYAKGALQFLVPVLMKKLTKQEEFDDEDDWNPSKAAGVCLMLLSTCCEEAIVPFVLPFVKDNIKSHDWRYRDAAVMAFGSILGGVEPTTLKPLVEQAMPTLIELMYDSSVVVRDTAAWTFGRICEIIPEAAINETYLKPLLESLVNGLKAEPRVAANVCWAFTGLAQASYESACEDENQPETYCMSQYFDFIIQRLLETTDRSDGAQANLRSAAYEALMEMVKNSPRDCYVTVQKTTMVILERLQQVLQMETHIQSHSDRAQYNDLQSLLCATLQSVLRKVTPEDAPQISDVIMTALLAMFNSNSCKSGGVQEDALMAVSTLVEVLGERFLKYMDVFKPYLCLGLKNHAEYQVCCVAVGLTGDICRALKSKIIPYCDEIMTLLLENLGNNTVHRSVKPQIFSVFGDIALSIGPEFKKYLDIVLQTLVQASQANVDRSDYDMVDYLNELREGVLEAYTGIVQGFRGDSTNTCPEAEIALVEPHVPYIIQFITLIAQDREHSDGNISAALGLIGDLVTVFGAKLLPMVDTEPLNELLMKGKKSRNSKTKTLATWAVKEIRKAKAAANNTTSSCSSSYAFRAICYRTKVGEKEYV; this is encoded by the exons ACAAAAATGAACTGGAAGCGGCGGAAAATTTTTTGGAACAAGCGGCACTGTCCAATTTC CACGAGTTCGTTCAACGGCTCAGCGGAGTACTGGTTACGGCAACGGCCAGTCCGGTGGCTCGTATGGCAGCTGGGCTGCAATTGAAGAATCAACTTACCTCCAAGGATCTGACGCTGAAGTATCAGTACCAGCAACGTTGGTTGGCTATCCCTGCCGACACGAGggaatatataaagaaaaat ATCTTGGGAGCATTAGGAACCGAAAACAACAGGCCCAGCTCCGCGGCACAGTGCGTGGCTTACGTAGCTGTTGCCGAATTGCCGGTCGGTCAATGGAGCAATCTAATTCCTCTATTAGTAAACAACGTGGTTAATCCTAATAGTACAGAAATGATGAAAGAAGCTACCTTAGAGACTATCGGTTACATTTGTCAAGAAATAGAGAGCGAAGTGTTGGTATCGCAGTCTAATCAAATTCTCACAGCGATTATTCACGGCATGAAAGGTTCCAGTACGTCCAATCACGTACGACTTGCAGCTACAAGCGCTCTCTACAATTCCTTAGAATTTACCAAAGGAAACTTTGAAATAGAG TCCGAGAGGAATTTTATTATGGAAGTAGTGTGCGAAGCGACGCAATCGACGAACACGCAAGTTAAAGTAGCGGCTTTACAATGCCTCGTCAAAATTATGTCTTTGTATTATCAGTACATGGAACTTTACATGGCACCGGCATTGTTTCCT ATTACTCTGGAGGCTATGAAGTCGGACATCGACGAGGTTGCACTGCAGGGAATTGAATTTTGGTCCAACGTGTCGGACGAAGAAGTTGATTTAGCCTTGGAAGAGGGGGATGCTTCTGAAGTTGGTCGACCACCGTTGAAAGTTTCGAGGCACTACGCGAAAGGTGCTTTACAATTTTTGGTACCGGTACTCatgaaaaaattaacgaaacaaGAAGAATTCGATGACGAGGACGATTGGAATCCTTCGAAAGCCGCCGGTGTATGCTTGATGCTGCTTTCCACTTGTTGCGAGGAAGCTATAGTTCCGTTCGTTCTTCCGTTCGTCAAGGATAATATCAAGAGTCACGATTGGAGATATCGAGACGCAGCGGTAATGGCGTTCGGTTCTATCCTAGGTGGCGTAGAGCCTACCACTTTGAAACCGTTGGTCGAACAGGCGATGCCTACGCTCATCGAGCTGATGTACGACAGCAGCGTGGTCGTAAGGGACACCGCAGCGTGGACGTTCGGACGTATTTGCGAGATCATTCCAGAAGCCGCCATTAACGAAACGTATTTGAAACCTTTGTTGGAGTCTTTGGTAAACGGGCTTAAGGCAGAACCTCGGGTCGCTGCGAACGTATGCTGGGCGTTCACGGGTCTTGCCCAAGCGAGTTACGAGTCGGCCTGCGAGGACGAGAATCAGCCAGAAACTTACTGCATGTCGCAATACTTTGATTTCATAATTCAGAGACTGTTGGAGACTACCGACAGATCAGACGGGGCTCAAGCGAACTTGAGATCCGCTGCGTACGAAGCTCTGATGGAGATGGTGAAGAACTCTCCGCGGGATTGTTACGTCACCGTGCAAAAGACGACGATGGTCATTTTGGAACGATTGCAGCAGGTATTGCAAATGGAAACGCATATACAAAGCCATTCGGATCGAGCCCAGTACAACGATCTCCAATCGTTGCTATGCGCCACCCTGCAGTCCGTGTTACGTAAAGTAACTCCGGAAGACGCGCCACAGATATCCGACGTTATAATGACCGCTCTATTGGCGATGTTCAATTCGAATTCTTGCAAATCCGGAGGCGTCCAAGAGGACGCTCTGATGGCCGTCTCGACTTTGGTCGAAGTTTTGGGAGAGCGCTTTTTGAAATACATGGACGTATTCAAGCCTTATCTCTGTCTCGGCCTGAAAAATCACGCCGAGTATCAAGTATGTTGCGTCGCCGTGGGCCTTACCGGTGATATTTGCCGTGCTCTCAAGAGCAAGATCATTCCGTATTGCGACGAGATAATGACCCTCCTGTTGGAGAATTTAGGAAACAACACGGTACACCGTTCGGTCAAGCCTCAAATCTTTTCGGTCTTCGGCGACATCGCCCTGAGCATCGGTCCGGAATTCAAAAAGTATTTGGACATTGTCCTGCAAACGTTGGTACAGGCCTCGCAGGCGAACGTCGATAGATCCGATTACGACATGGTCGATTATCTCAACGAATTACGCGAGGGCGTATTGGAGGCTTACACAGGAATAGTGCAGGGTTTCCGTGGTGATTCTACGAACACATGCCCGGAGGCAGAGATCGCTTTGGTCGAACCGCACGTGCCGTACATCATTCAATTTATTACCCTGATCGCTCAAGATCGGGAGCATTCCGACGGTAACATATCGGCTGCGCTTGGCCTTATCGGCGATCTCGTCACCGTTTTCGGAGCGAAATTATTGCCGATGGTCGACACCGAGCCGCTTAACGAGTTATTAATGAAGGGCAAGAAATCGCGTAACAGCAAAACGAAGACGTTGGCCACTTGGGCCGTTAAGGAGATTCGAAAGGCTAAGGCCGCTGCTAACAACACTACGTCCAGTTG CTCTTCCTCGTATGCATTTCGTGCCATCTGTTATCGCACGAaagtaggagagaaagaatatgtgTGA
- the LOC127066705 gene encoding importin subunit beta-1 isoform X2, which translates to MQMDPTTVQLIQVLERTVSSDKNELEAAENFLEQAALSNFHEFVQRLSGVLVTATASPVARMAAGLQLKNQLTSKDLTLKYQYQQRWLAIPADTREYIKKNILGALGTENNRPSSAAQCVAYVAVAELPVGQWSNLIPLLVNNVVNPNSTEMMKEATLETIGYICQEIESEVLVSQSNQILTAIIHGMKGSSTSNHVRLAATSALYNSLEFTKGNFEIESERNFIMEVVCEATQSTNTQVKVAALQCLVKIMSLYYQYMELYMAPALFPITLEAMKSDIDEVALQGIEFWSNVSDEEVDLALEEGDASEVGRPPLKVSRHYAKGALQFLVPVLMKKLTKQEEFDDEDDWNPSKAAGVCLMLLSTCCEEAIVPFVLPFVKDNIKSHDWRYRDAAVMAFGSILGGVEPTTLKPLVEQAMPTLIELMYDSSVVVRDTAAWTFGRICEIIPEAAINETYLKPLLESLVNGLKAEPRVAANVCWAFTGLAQASYESACEDENQPETYCMSQYFDFIIQRLLETTDRSDGAQANLRSAAYEALMEMVKNSPRDCYVTVQKTTMVILERLQQVLQMETHIQSHSDRAQYNDLQSLLCATLQSVLRKVTPEDAPQISDVIMTALLAMFNSNSCKSGGVQEDALMAVSTLVEVLGERFLKYMDVFKPYLCLGLKNHAEYQVCCVAVGLTGDICRALKSKIIPYCDEIMTLLLENLGNNTVHRSVKPQIFSVFGDIALSIGPEFKKYLDIVLQTLVQASQANVDRSDYDMVDYLNELREGVLEAYTGIVQGFRGDSTNTCPEAEIALVEPHVPYIIQFITLIAQDREHSDGNISAALGLIGDLVTVFGAKLLPMVDTEPLNELLMKGKKSRNSKTKTLATWAVKEIRKAKAAANNTTSSW; encoded by the exons ACAAAAATGAACTGGAAGCGGCGGAAAATTTTTTGGAACAAGCGGCACTGTCCAATTTC CACGAGTTCGTTCAACGGCTCAGCGGAGTACTGGTTACGGCAACGGCCAGTCCGGTGGCTCGTATGGCAGCTGGGCTGCAATTGAAGAATCAACTTACCTCCAAGGATCTGACGCTGAAGTATCAGTACCAGCAACGTTGGTTGGCTATCCCTGCCGACACGAGggaatatataaagaaaaat ATCTTGGGAGCATTAGGAACCGAAAACAACAGGCCCAGCTCCGCGGCACAGTGCGTGGCTTACGTAGCTGTTGCCGAATTGCCGGTCGGTCAATGGAGCAATCTAATTCCTCTATTAGTAAACAACGTGGTTAATCCTAATAGTACAGAAATGATGAAAGAAGCTACCTTAGAGACTATCGGTTACATTTGTCAAGAAATAGAGAGCGAAGTGTTGGTATCGCAGTCTAATCAAATTCTCACAGCGATTATTCACGGCATGAAAGGTTCCAGTACGTCCAATCACGTACGACTTGCAGCTACAAGCGCTCTCTACAATTCCTTAGAATTTACCAAAGGAAACTTTGAAATAGAG TCCGAGAGGAATTTTATTATGGAAGTAGTGTGCGAAGCGACGCAATCGACGAACACGCAAGTTAAAGTAGCGGCTTTACAATGCCTCGTCAAAATTATGTCTTTGTATTATCAGTACATGGAACTTTACATGGCACCGGCATTGTTTCCT ATTACTCTGGAGGCTATGAAGTCGGACATCGACGAGGTTGCACTGCAGGGAATTGAATTTTGGTCCAACGTGTCGGACGAAGAAGTTGATTTAGCCTTGGAAGAGGGGGATGCTTCTGAAGTTGGTCGACCACCGTTGAAAGTTTCGAGGCACTACGCGAAAGGTGCTTTACAATTTTTGGTACCGGTACTCatgaaaaaattaacgaaacaaGAAGAATTCGATGACGAGGACGATTGGAATCCTTCGAAAGCCGCCGGTGTATGCTTGATGCTGCTTTCCACTTGTTGCGAGGAAGCTATAGTTCCGTTCGTTCTTCCGTTCGTCAAGGATAATATCAAGAGTCACGATTGGAGATATCGAGACGCAGCGGTAATGGCGTTCGGTTCTATCCTAGGTGGCGTAGAGCCTACCACTTTGAAACCGTTGGTCGAACAGGCGATGCCTACGCTCATCGAGCTGATGTACGACAGCAGCGTGGTCGTAAGGGACACCGCAGCGTGGACGTTCGGACGTATTTGCGAGATCATTCCAGAAGCCGCCATTAACGAAACGTATTTGAAACCTTTGTTGGAGTCTTTGGTAAACGGGCTTAAGGCAGAACCTCGGGTCGCTGCGAACGTATGCTGGGCGTTCACGGGTCTTGCCCAAGCGAGTTACGAGTCGGCCTGCGAGGACGAGAATCAGCCAGAAACTTACTGCATGTCGCAATACTTTGATTTCATAATTCAGAGACTGTTGGAGACTACCGACAGATCAGACGGGGCTCAAGCGAACTTGAGATCCGCTGCGTACGAAGCTCTGATGGAGATGGTGAAGAACTCTCCGCGGGATTGTTACGTCACCGTGCAAAAGACGACGATGGTCATTTTGGAACGATTGCAGCAGGTATTGCAAATGGAAACGCATATACAAAGCCATTCGGATCGAGCCCAGTACAACGATCTCCAATCGTTGCTATGCGCCACCCTGCAGTCCGTGTTACGTAAAGTAACTCCGGAAGACGCGCCACAGATATCCGACGTTATAATGACCGCTCTATTGGCGATGTTCAATTCGAATTCTTGCAAATCCGGAGGCGTCCAAGAGGACGCTCTGATGGCCGTCTCGACTTTGGTCGAAGTTTTGGGAGAGCGCTTTTTGAAATACATGGACGTATTCAAGCCTTATCTCTGTCTCGGCCTGAAAAATCACGCCGAGTATCAAGTATGTTGCGTCGCCGTGGGCCTTACCGGTGATATTTGCCGTGCTCTCAAGAGCAAGATCATTCCGTATTGCGACGAGATAATGACCCTCCTGTTGGAGAATTTAGGAAACAACACGGTACACCGTTCGGTCAAGCCTCAAATCTTTTCGGTCTTCGGCGACATCGCCCTGAGCATCGGTCCGGAATTCAAAAAGTATTTGGACATTGTCCTGCAAACGTTGGTACAGGCCTCGCAGGCGAACGTCGATAGATCCGATTACGACATGGTCGATTATCTCAACGAATTACGCGAGGGCGTATTGGAGGCTTACACAGGAATAGTGCAGGGTTTCCGTGGTGATTCTACGAACACATGCCCGGAGGCAGAGATCGCTTTGGTCGAACCGCACGTGCCGTACATCATTCAATTTATTACCCTGATCGCTCAAGATCGGGAGCATTCCGACGGTAACATATCGGCTGCGCTTGGCCTTATCGGCGATCTCGTCACCGTTTTCGGAGCGAAATTATTGCCGATGGTCGACACCGAGCCGCTTAACGAGTTATTAATGAAGGGCAAGAAATCGCGTAACAGCAAAACGAAGACGTTGGCCACTTGGGCCGTTAAGGAGATTCGAAAGGCTAAGGCCGCTGCTAACAACACTACGTCCAGTTGGTGA
- the LOC127066705 gene encoding importin subunit beta-1 isoform X4: MQMDPTTVQLIQVLERTVSSDKNELEAAENFLEQAALSNFHEFVQRLSGVLVTATASPVARMAAGLQLKNQLTSKDLTLKYQYQQRWLAIPADTREYIKKNILGALGTENNRPSSAAQCVAYVAVAELPVGQWSNLIPLLVNNVVNPNSTEMMKEATLETIGYICQEIESEVLVSQSNQILTAIIHGMKGSSTSNHVRLAATSALYNSLEFTKGNFEIESERNFIMEVVCEATQSTNTQVKVAALQCLVKIMSLYYQYMELYMAPALFPITLEAMKSDIDEVALQGIEFWSNVSDEEVDLALEEGDASEVGRPPLKVSRHYAKGALQFLVPVLMKKLTKQEEFDDEDDWNPSKAAGVCLMLLSTCCEEAIVPFVLPFVKDNIKSHDWRYRDAAVMAFGSILGGVEPTTLKPLVEQAMPTLIELMYDSSVVVRDTAAWTFGRICEIIPEAAINETYLKPLLESLVNGLKAEPRVAANVCWAFTGLAQASYESACEDENQPETYCMSQYFDFIIQRLLETTDRSDGAQANLRSAAYEALMEMVKNSPRDCYVTVQKTTMVILERLQQVLQMETHIQSHSDRAQYNDLQSLLCATLQSVLRKVTPEDAPQISDVIMTALLAMFNSNSCKSGGVQEDALMAVSTLVEVLGERFLKYMDVFKPYLCLGLKNHAEYQVCCVAVGLTGDICRALKSKIIPYCDEIMTLLLENLGNNTVHRSVKPQIFSVFGDIALSIGPEFKKYLDIVLQTLVQASQANVDRSDYDMVDYLNELREGVLEAYTGIVQGFRGDSTNTCPEAEIALVEPHVPYIIQFITLIAQDREHSDGNISAALGLIGDLVTVFGAKLLPMVDTEPLNELLMKGKKSRNSKTKTLATWAVKEIRKAKAAANNTTSS; the protein is encoded by the exons ACAAAAATGAACTGGAAGCGGCGGAAAATTTTTTGGAACAAGCGGCACTGTCCAATTTC CACGAGTTCGTTCAACGGCTCAGCGGAGTACTGGTTACGGCAACGGCCAGTCCGGTGGCTCGTATGGCAGCTGGGCTGCAATTGAAGAATCAACTTACCTCCAAGGATCTGACGCTGAAGTATCAGTACCAGCAACGTTGGTTGGCTATCCCTGCCGACACGAGggaatatataaagaaaaat ATCTTGGGAGCATTAGGAACCGAAAACAACAGGCCCAGCTCCGCGGCACAGTGCGTGGCTTACGTAGCTGTTGCCGAATTGCCGGTCGGTCAATGGAGCAATCTAATTCCTCTATTAGTAAACAACGTGGTTAATCCTAATAGTACAGAAATGATGAAAGAAGCTACCTTAGAGACTATCGGTTACATTTGTCAAGAAATAGAGAGCGAAGTGTTGGTATCGCAGTCTAATCAAATTCTCACAGCGATTATTCACGGCATGAAAGGTTCCAGTACGTCCAATCACGTACGACTTGCAGCTACAAGCGCTCTCTACAATTCCTTAGAATTTACCAAAGGAAACTTTGAAATAGAG TCCGAGAGGAATTTTATTATGGAAGTAGTGTGCGAAGCGACGCAATCGACGAACACGCAAGTTAAAGTAGCGGCTTTACAATGCCTCGTCAAAATTATGTCTTTGTATTATCAGTACATGGAACTTTACATGGCACCGGCATTGTTTCCT ATTACTCTGGAGGCTATGAAGTCGGACATCGACGAGGTTGCACTGCAGGGAATTGAATTTTGGTCCAACGTGTCGGACGAAGAAGTTGATTTAGCCTTGGAAGAGGGGGATGCTTCTGAAGTTGGTCGACCACCGTTGAAAGTTTCGAGGCACTACGCGAAAGGTGCTTTACAATTTTTGGTACCGGTACTCatgaaaaaattaacgaaacaaGAAGAATTCGATGACGAGGACGATTGGAATCCTTCGAAAGCCGCCGGTGTATGCTTGATGCTGCTTTCCACTTGTTGCGAGGAAGCTATAGTTCCGTTCGTTCTTCCGTTCGTCAAGGATAATATCAAGAGTCACGATTGGAGATATCGAGACGCAGCGGTAATGGCGTTCGGTTCTATCCTAGGTGGCGTAGAGCCTACCACTTTGAAACCGTTGGTCGAACAGGCGATGCCTACGCTCATCGAGCTGATGTACGACAGCAGCGTGGTCGTAAGGGACACCGCAGCGTGGACGTTCGGACGTATTTGCGAGATCATTCCAGAAGCCGCCATTAACGAAACGTATTTGAAACCTTTGTTGGAGTCTTTGGTAAACGGGCTTAAGGCAGAACCTCGGGTCGCTGCGAACGTATGCTGGGCGTTCACGGGTCTTGCCCAAGCGAGTTACGAGTCGGCCTGCGAGGACGAGAATCAGCCAGAAACTTACTGCATGTCGCAATACTTTGATTTCATAATTCAGAGACTGTTGGAGACTACCGACAGATCAGACGGGGCTCAAGCGAACTTGAGATCCGCTGCGTACGAAGCTCTGATGGAGATGGTGAAGAACTCTCCGCGGGATTGTTACGTCACCGTGCAAAAGACGACGATGGTCATTTTGGAACGATTGCAGCAGGTATTGCAAATGGAAACGCATATACAAAGCCATTCGGATCGAGCCCAGTACAACGATCTCCAATCGTTGCTATGCGCCACCCTGCAGTCCGTGTTACGTAAAGTAACTCCGGAAGACGCGCCACAGATATCCGACGTTATAATGACCGCTCTATTGGCGATGTTCAATTCGAATTCTTGCAAATCCGGAGGCGTCCAAGAGGACGCTCTGATGGCCGTCTCGACTTTGGTCGAAGTTTTGGGAGAGCGCTTTTTGAAATACATGGACGTATTCAAGCCTTATCTCTGTCTCGGCCTGAAAAATCACGCCGAGTATCAAGTATGTTGCGTCGCCGTGGGCCTTACCGGTGATATTTGCCGTGCTCTCAAGAGCAAGATCATTCCGTATTGCGACGAGATAATGACCCTCCTGTTGGAGAATTTAGGAAACAACACGGTACACCGTTCGGTCAAGCCTCAAATCTTTTCGGTCTTCGGCGACATCGCCCTGAGCATCGGTCCGGAATTCAAAAAGTATTTGGACATTGTCCTGCAAACGTTGGTACAGGCCTCGCAGGCGAACGTCGATAGATCCGATTACGACATGGTCGATTATCTCAACGAATTACGCGAGGGCGTATTGGAGGCTTACACAGGAATAGTGCAGGGTTTCCGTGGTGATTCTACGAACACATGCCCGGAGGCAGAGATCGCTTTGGTCGAACCGCACGTGCCGTACATCATTCAATTTATTACCCTGATCGCTCAAGATCGGGAGCATTCCGACGGTAACATATCGGCTGCGCTTGGCCTTATCGGCGATCTCGTCACCGTTTTCGGAGCGAAATTATTGCCGATGGTCGACACCGAGCCGCTTAACGAGTTATTAATGAAGGGCAAGAAATCGCGTAACAGCAAAACGAAGACGTTGGCCACTTGGGCCGTTAAGGAGATTCGAAAGGCTAAGGCCGCTGCTAACAACACTACGTCCAGTTG